The following are from one region of the Arcobacter defluvii genome:
- a CDS encoding transglutaminase-like cysteine peptidase, translating to MKIFIIILLLIFTSYSADFANDSLIQKVEKIYNKFAKNRFLALNKLLKKLENSDTKTKLEKVNDFFNAVKYGDDKDIYGVSDYWASPYEFLAKDKGDCEDYVIAKYFALKHLGIPTSKMFLSYVRLEGAKDAHMVLTYFETPTSEPLILDSIRKIIFPASKRSDLKPIYNFNPNILDKGGKTAAHKKWDVVLKNFRENKI from the coding sequence ATGAAAATTTTTATAATCATTTTATTATTAATCTTTACAAGTTATTCAGCAGATTTTGCAAATGATTCACTGATTCAGAAAGTGGAAAAAATATATAATAAATTTGCAAAAAACAGATTTTTAGCATTAAATAAGTTATTGAAGAAATTAGAAAATAGTGATACAAAAACAAAACTTGAAAAAGTAAATGATTTTTTTAATGCTGTAAAATATGGCGATGATAAAGATATTTATGGAGTTAGTGATTATTGGGCTTCTCCTTATGAATTTTTAGCAAAAGATAAAGGAGATTGTGAAGATTATGTTATTGCAAAATATTTTGCATTAAAACATTTAGGAATTCCTACATCTAAAATGTTTTTAAGTTATGTTAGACTTGAAGGAGCAAAAGATGCTCATATGGTTCTTACATATTTTGAAACACCAACATCAGAACCCTTAATCTTAGATAGTATAAGAAAAATAATTTTTCCTGCATCAAAAAGAAGTGATTTAAAACCAATTTATAATTTTAATCCAAATATTTTGGATAAAGGTGGTAAAACAGCAGCTCATAAAAAATGGGATGTTGTATTAAAAAATTTTAGGGAGAACAAAATATGA
- a CDS encoding bifunctional diguanylate cyclase/phosphodiesterase, which produces MSLFKQVSLVLSFIFAILFILITVVSFKIIKDSTEKSLYENVQNSVSSISLSITNAGTDISSIKTVINATFDNGNYEKIVFKDVDENIIYEVKKEIVLDEKNIPSWFIKLINIGEISAKSTISNGWNVLGNIEIYNDRTIFYNQIYSIFNNLIFSLLLSFTLLLFILFYLFKYMLKPLIVIKKQADAVMKNEFIIQNDLPFTSEFKSVTLSINSMIDKIEKMFENTNSVLKLNKELLYFDEVTKLNNRKYFILKANEYLDKYNPNNKGFVAIVSLKVDILNKMFGYERTNNILLKLSNLMKEEFQKDSNLVVRINGSEFVLLLPNINEEKVKADILEFTKKAYSILEIIKEKMFIGLFKYEAEQSVSTLLTKMDYVISQAKVYTEKEFYFIKDIDKCMTKEEWIKIINISLEEDYFKLLYRNVVDINLKDILHKTISFELNYDEDSFSYRGFIAPILELGRLNDVYLHIIEKVLKNNQNKDEDISIQLPTVFIEDLNNYPKLKELFTKISNNKNIIFEIEEEAFNKNLHNSVIYINLFKEFDFKFAIFNFIANSDDYSYLKELKPSYIKASKYFLLESRQSLNVLKILTQSLDIKLIATSVNDISDIDILSKIGINAICGPIMQNLSEEK; this is translated from the coding sequence ATGAGTTTATTTAAACAAGTTTCACTTGTATTGTCATTTATTTTTGCAATATTATTTATACTAATAACAGTAGTTTCATTTAAAATAATAAAAGATTCAACAGAAAAATCTTTATATGAAAATGTTCAAAATAGTGTATCAAGTATAAGTTTATCAATTACAAATGCCGGAACTGATATAAGTTCTATCAAAACAGTTATAAATGCAACCTTTGATAATGGAAATTATGAAAAAATCGTTTTCAAAGATGTAGATGAAAATATCATTTATGAAGTAAAAAAAGAGATAGTTTTAGATGAAAAAAATATTCCATCTTGGTTTATAAAACTGATAAATATCGGTGAAATATCTGCAAAATCTACAATTTCAAATGGTTGGAATGTTTTAGGAAATATAGAAATATATAATGACAGAACAATTTTTTATAATCAAATATATTCTATTTTTAATAATCTTATTTTTTCTTTGTTATTGAGTTTTACTCTTTTACTATTTATTCTATTTTATCTATTTAAATATATGTTAAAACCACTTATTGTCATAAAAAAACAAGCTGATGCTGTAATGAAAAATGAGTTTATTATCCAAAATGATTTACCTTTTACTTCAGAGTTTAAATCTGTAACTTTAAGTATAAATAGTATGATAGATAAAATTGAAAAAATGTTTGAAAATACGAATAGTGTTTTAAAACTTAATAAAGAACTTTTATATTTTGATGAAGTAACAAAACTTAATAATAGAAAATATTTTATTTTGAAAGCAAATGAATATTTAGATAAATATAATCCAAATAATAAGGGATTTGTTGCCATTGTATCTCTAAAAGTTGATATTTTGAATAAAATGTTTGGTTATGAAAGAACAAATAATATTTTGTTAAAACTTTCAAATTTAATGAAAGAAGAGTTTCAAAAAGATTCAAATTTAGTAGTAAGAATAAATGGTTCAGAATTTGTTTTATTACTTCCAAATATAAATGAAGAAAAAGTAAAAGCAGATATTTTAGAGTTTACTAAAAAAGCTTATTCTATTTTAGAAATTATAAAAGAAAAAATGTTTATTGGATTATTCAAATATGAAGCTGAACAAAGTGTTAGTACACTTTTAACTAAAATGGATTATGTGATTTCTCAAGCAAAAGTTTATACTGAAAAAGAGTTTTATTTTATAAAAGATATTGATAAATGTATGACAAAAGAAGAATGGATAAAAATAATAAATATTTCACTTGAAGAGGATTATTTCAAATTACTTTATAGAAATGTTGTAGATATTAATTTAAAAGATATTTTACATAAAACTATAAGTTTTGAACTAAATTATGATGAAGATAGTTTTTCATATAGAGGATTTATTGCTCCTATTTTAGAACTAGGTAGATTAAATGATGTTTATTTACATATTATAGAAAAAGTTTTAAAAAATAATCAAAATAAAGATGAAGATATATCTATTCAACTACCAACAGTATTTATAGAAGATTTAAATAATTATCCAAAACTTAAAGAGTTATTTACCAAAATATCAAATAATAAAAATATAATATTTGAAATAGAAGAAGAAGCATTTAATAAGAATCTTCATAATAGTGTTATTTATATAAATTTATTTAAAGAATTTGACTTTAAATTTGCAATATTTAATTTCATAGCAAATAGTGATGATTACTCATATTTAAAAGAGTTAAAACCTTCATATATTAAAGCTTCTAAATATTTTTTATTAGAATCAAGACAAAGTTTAAATGTTTTAAAAATCTTAACACAATCTTTAGATATAAAACTTATTGCAACTTCTGTAAATGATATTTCAGATATAGATATTTTGTCTAAAATAGGAATAAATGCTATTTGTGGTCCTATAATGCAAAATTTAAGTGAAGAAAAATAA